The Zea mays subsp. mays mitochondrion, complete genome genome contains a region encoding:
- the orf128 gene encoding hypothetical protein, translating to MNMQFQILVGLFFLLLAPGGLANYLGRVNCFEKRLHLHGVKGAKALFSRAMENFLLLISILKTPIFRTLCPDLLSKIRLMPKFPLKCRSRKSIWVRRYEVSSIGWILSSGATGPVLGDQKSSPFSSKC from the coding sequence ATGAATATGCAGTTCCAGATCTTGGTAGGTCTGTTTTTTCTTTTATTGGCGCCTGGAGGACTAGCCAACTACCTTGGGAGGGTCAATTGTTTTGAAAAAAGGTTGCATCTCCACGGAGTCAAGGGTGCTAAAGCGCTTTTCAGCCGGGCCATGGAAAACTTTTTACTTCTGATTTCTATCCTTAAAACTCCGATTTTTCGAACTCTTTGTCCCGATCTCTTAAGTAAAATCCGGTTGATGCCCAAATTCCCATTGAAATGCAGAAGTCGAAAATCCATTTGGGTTAGGAGATATGAAGTAAGCAGTATTGGATGGATCCTTAGTTCGGGGGCTACTGGGCCGGTTCTTGGAGATCAAAAAAGTTCTCCGTTTTCTTCTAAGTGTTGA
- the orf227-ct gene encoding chloroplast hypothetical protein (chloroplast origin) gives MNYEFNRFSLAERRIFLAHYQTITYSQTSCGANRFHLPSHGKPFSFRLALSGILVIGSIGTGQSYLVKYLTKNSYFPFIKVRGLLIPQERKHLFILSYTRGFYLEKTMFHTKGFGSITTSSSALDLVALSNEALSISIPHKKSIIETNTIRLALHRQTYYCNAISTCGVEEKRILASNTGLIAVSGRMDVLTRTESGLLHKCRYLCPRMRKLIVFVSYQALLLFLYR, from the coding sequence ATGAATTATGAGTTTAATAGATTCTCTTTAGCAGAAAGACGTATATTCCTTGCTCATTATCAGACAATCACTTATTCCCAAACCTCGTGTGGGGCTAATCGTTTTCATTTACCATCTCATGGAAAACCCTTTTCGTTCCGCTTAGCCCTATCGGGTATTTTAGTGATAGGTTCTATAGGAACTGGACAATCCTATTTGGTCAAATACCTAACGAAAAATTCCTATTTTCCTTTCATTAAGGTACGAGGGCTTCTTATTCCACAAGAACGAAAGCACCTTTTCATTCTTTCATATACTAGGGGTTTTTACTTGGAAAAGACAATGTTCCATACTAAAGGATTCGGGTCCATAACCACGAGTTCCAGTGCACTAGATCTTGTAGCACTTAGCAACGAGGCCCTATCCATTAGTATTCCACATAAGAAATCCATTATAGAAACTAATACAATTAGATTAGCTCTTCATAGACAAACTTATTACTGCAATGCAATCTCGACATGTGGAGTGGAAGAGAAGAGGATTTTAGCTTCCAATACCGGATTGATAGCTGTGAGTGGAAGGATGGATGTCCTAACACGAACGGAGTCAGGTTTACTCCACAAGTGCCGATACCTCTGCCCTCGAATGCGGAAGTTGATTGTGTTTGTATCATATCAAGCCCTGCTCTTGTTTCTATATCGATAA